One Prunus dulcis chromosome 7, ALMONDv2, whole genome shotgun sequence DNA segment encodes these proteins:
- the LOC117635314 gene encoding disease resistance protein RGA2-like, with protein MADLAFPLATKLIEKLGSITSEHICLAWGVKADLKKLQRTMSIIKDVLLDAEQKQEHNQQIRSWLRQLKDVFLDAEDLLDEFECEALRREVVETFHGTTRKVHRFFSRSNPIAFRLRVGHEIKEIRERLDELKSNKAIFDSLTSIDHHGGSGDHHERVNVTHSFVRASKVIGRESEKKQIINLLIEQGDDNQSGNGNVSVIPIVGIGGLGKTTLAKLVYDDERVVGHFEKRMWVSVSVDFEITRLIKMILSSASDTEMSDKLSLDQLQGRLRRALKDKKFLLVLDDVWNEDRIKWSELRDLLIEGTKSGSKILVTTRNTSVAEMMGTIPTNINLQSLSFEDCLSLFVECAFKEGRDKNYPNLFEMGKDIVRKCGGVPLAVKTLGSQLHSKTDEREWKLVRDSEIWELKQEDAGHILPALKLSYTQLPPHLRQCLAYCSHLLKDRIEFNSVTLIRYWMAHGILDQSRVHGNMELEDIGELYFKDLWARSFFQNVIDCHALYIFDMHDLIHDLVQSIAQELSYFLKDSGDRKLRTTGFEERKLSRNSTEAPKIEYYKFTTDGGIA; from the exons ATGGCTGATCTTGCCTTTCCTTTGGCAACCAAACTCATTGAAAAGCTCGGGTCCATTACTTCTGAGCACATCTGCTTGGCATGGGGCGTTAAAGCTGATCTGAAAAAGCTTCAGCGCACGATGTCCATCATCAAAGATGTTCTCTTGGATGCCGAACAAAAGCAAGAACATAACCAGCAGATACGCAGTTGGCTAAGACAGCTTAAAGATGTATTTCTCGATGCCGAGGACTTGTTGGATGAGTTTGAGTGCGAAGCTTTGCGGAGGGAAGTGGTGGAAACATTTCATGGCACAACTCGAAAGGTACACCGTTTCTTCTCTCGTTCTAACCCAATTGCATTCCGTTTGAGAGTAGGTCATGAAATCAAGGAGATTAGAGAGAGGTTAGATGAGCTCAAGTCCAATAAGGCTATATTTGATTCTCTCACTAGTATTGATCATCATGGAGGTAGTGGTGATCATCATGAAAGAGTGAATGTGACCCACTCCTTCGTTCGTGCTTCAAAGGTTATTGGTAGAGAGTCtgagaagaaacaaattataaatcTCTTGATCGAACAAGGTGATGATAATCAAAGTGGGAATGGGAATGTCTCTGTTATTCCTATAGTGGGGATTGGAGGTTTAGGGAAGACCACGCTTGCCAAGTTGGTGTACGATGATGAAAGGGTCGTTGGGCATTTCGAAAAGAGGATGTGGGTGTCTGTTTCAGTGGACTTTGAAATTACTAGATTGATAAAGATGATTCTTAGTTCTGCATCAGATACAGAGATGAGTGATAAATTGAGTCTGGATCAGTTGCAAGGAAGGCTACGTCGTGCTTTAAAGGATAAGAAatttttgcttgttttggATGATGTTTGGAATGAGGATCGTATTAAATGGAGTGAGTTGAGAGATTTATTGATAGAGGGAACCAAGTCAGGAAGTAAGATTTTAGTGACGACTAGAAATACCTCGGTTGCTGAGATGATGGGTACCATTCCAACAAACATTAATTTACAATCTCTTTCATTTGAGGATTGTTTGTCTTTGTTTGTAGAATGTGCTTTTAAAGAGGGACGTGATAAAAACTATCCTAACCTCTTTGAAATGGGAAAGGATATTGTTAGAAAGTGCGGAGGGGTTCCATTGGCAGTGAAAACTTTAGGGAGTCAACTACACTCAAAGACTGATGAACGGGAATGGAAATTGGTGAGAGATTCTGAGATATGGGAATTGAAACAAGAAGATGCTGGTCACATTTTACCTGCATTGAAATTGAGTTATACCCAATTGCCTCCTCATTTGAGACAATGTCTTGCTTATTGTTCCCATCTACTAAAGGATAGGATTGAGTTTAATAGTGTAACCTTGATCAGATATTGGATGGCACATGGAATCCTTGATCAATCTCGTGTTCATGGGAATATGGAGTTGGAAGACATCGGAGAGCTATATTTTAAAGATTTATGGGCAAGATCCTTTTTTCAAAACGTTATTGATTGTCATGCGCTCTACATATTTGATATGCATGATCTTATCCATGATCTTGTACAATCAATTGCACAAG AGTTATCTTACTTCCTTAAGGACTCTGGTGATAGGAAGTTGCGAACAACTGGATTTGAGGAACGTAAACTATCAAGGAACTCCACTGAGGCTCCAAAAATTGAGTATTATAAATTTACCACGGATGGTGGCATTGCCTGA